The Synergistota bacterium DNA segment TCCACACTTAGTATATTAAAAATAGAGGGGACTTCTCGCCTTTGCTGAGAAGTCCCCTTTTTGGGGTGCCTTATACGGTTGCTTTCGCTTTCCTTCTGAAGAACCATAAGCCTCCCACTAAGGCAAGGCTGAATAGCACTATACTTATGTTTAATGATGCTGCTGCGAAGGCGAGAGCCCCTATGACTAAGCGTAACCATAGTTTTATCTTTCCTCTCAGGTATCCCGTGATCGCTATTGCGAACATGTACATGACAAGTATGGTGGCCAAGAGGTAATATATTATTTCCAGGGCTATAGAGAAACTCCAAGAGTTCACCGTTATCAGAAACATCTTAGGATGCATGAAATATATATATGGGCCTATGTATCCGGCTAACGCGTATTTTACCGAGTTCCGCGCGGTTTGCCAGAAATCTCCGCCTGCGAGGGCTGATCCCGCGTATGATGCCAAGGCTACCGGTGGCGTGAGATCGGCGAGAATTCCGAAGTAGAATACGAAAAAGTGAGCTGCAAGCAGTGCTACTGGGGGTCCATATCCTAACACTTTCTGAACATATATTCCGCTCGTATTAGCTACGGCATTGTAAATAGCTGGGGCTGCAACAAGAGATGTTATAACGTAATTTGCTGTAGTAGGCACTCCCATGCCGAGAATAAGGCTAAAGACCATTGCCATAATGAGCAGGAGAATAAGTATTCCACCGGTAAGGTCTATAAGCTTATAGCCAAGGCTGGTAACCAGTCCTGTCATGGTTAGAACTCCCTGTATTAGGCCAGCACTCGCCGCGGCAAGCATAACCGAGGTGCTTGTTTTACCTGCATCTATCATGGATTCAAATGTGGCTTTATACATCTTTTTGCCTTCTTCACTCTTTGAGAAATATCCGACGAGAAGGGAGAATATGATACCGAAAGTTCCGCTCATGAATAAGATGGATTCTTTTCTTATGCCAGTGAGCTTAGTTAAGGCGATAAAGGCTAAGAAAAGGATGCTTATAAAGAACTTTTCGTTAAACTGGACATGTTTTGATCTTAATCCCAGAGCGAGGAGAAGTACAGCAAGCACTCCCAACACGATTGAGGTGACTTTAGCCAAGGTTGCTCCCGTAAACATGAGTAAAACGGTAATTAGGACGATGGTGGTGTAAAGCTGCTCATGCCCAGGAATCTCATCTTTGGAGATCCAGGCAACCCATATGGCTATGCCAAGTGAAGAAACTGCTGCTATGTGTGGAGCTATTCCCCAAACGAGGGCTACGGTTATAACTATGATTGGAAGAAGTATATAAAGCTTTCTTATGAAATAGGATACTGGAGTTAAATTTTCTCTTGGAAGCCCTTTAAGCCCTAACCTTTTAGTCTCGAGATCTATGAAGATGTAAACACCGGCATAATATATTAGAGCTGGTAAAACCGCAGCGATTATTATCCTGTTATAAGGAATTCCCAAAAACTGAGACATTATGAACGCTGCAGCTCCCATAATAGGTGGCATAAGCTGTCCACCTGTGGAAGCAACTGGTTCAACGGCACCGGCTGTTTCCGGAGGATAGCCAGCTTTTTTCATAAGAGGTATCGTGAAAGTCCCTGTGGTTAAGACGTTTGCTACAGAGCTTCCGCTTACTGTTCCCATTAAACCACTTGACACTACCGCTGCCTTTGCAGGTCCTCCGGATCTGGCCCCAAAGAGTGAGATCATAAGCTGGGTTATATAGTCGCTGACTCCTATCTTAAGCAAAAAGGCACCAAAGAAGATAAAGGCGAAGACGTAAATCGTCATAACAAAAAATGGAATTCCGAAAATTCCCTGATCAAGATAAAGGTATTGAACGAATCTTGACCAGTTGTAGTTTGTGTCATCTATTCCTATCGCTAAGAAGACGAGAACTATTGTCGGAAGTATCCAACCTAAGCTTCTTCTTGTTGCTTCAAGAACCAGAGCTATAGCTATTAGACCGAATACTATATCCCACTTGTGGACGAAGTAGTAGACCATATAAGTCGGATATCTGCCAAACATGTAGAACATACTTGCTAAACCCAATATTATGAAGAGATAGTCATAGAAATAAACTTTTTTAAGATACTTTTCCTTTCGTCTGAACGGATATAGTAAAAAGGCTATAACTAAGATCATTCCGAGAACGAAAGCTTCTCCTTGCTTATTCTGAAAACCATGTTGGAGAATCTGAATTTTTAATCCTAAACGTGATAAAAGGTCGTAAAGGGAGAAGTTAAATCTAAAAATGAAAAGGATTTCGTAAACTCCCATTGCTACTGCAGCGAGCTTAACGATGAAGTCAAGCTTAGGCGGTAAGGTCCTTGTTCTTTCAAGGATGACCTTTACTTTCTCTTCTGCTTTCTCTATTTTCTCCAGTTCTTTTTCCACTTCAATCCCCCCCAGCAAGTATGGAAATAAGAGGGACTTTGACTACCGCAAAGTCTACGATTCCCTCTCTTTTCATATCATGCACAATAAAATCGGAATTCATTCTTATAGATACATTATTGAGAGGAATAAACCAGTATTTCCATTCCTTTCCCATGAACATGTTGAGCTTTTTGATAAAAAAACCGTTTTCCGCTTTTTGAAAATCGAGAGGCTGTCCTGCATCAAACTGCTGCCATCTTTCTTCTACCGCCCAGATTCCCTTGCTATTAACTTTGTAGATATCCACCACCTTCGTAAGGGATACGCTGTGGGTGTAAGATATTATCATCGTTATAGTAGAACTAAAGAGGGGACAGTAAAACGTCCCCTCTTTAGTTTCGATTCTTAAAGCGCTTATTGGCAGTAGCGCTATTATGACGAGCGATAGAATTAAGATTACTATAAACTTTTGCTTACGGCTTGAGGTTAGCGGGTACCTTAAGGCCATGTTCCTCATAGAACTTTATGGCACCGGGGTGAAGCGGAATCATAAGTCCTTCAAAAGCTTTGCTCATCTTTATCTGTTTGGCGACCTGGTGTGCTTTTGCAAGGTCATCTATGCTGGTAAAGAATACTTTGGTCAGCTCATAAACGATATTATCGGGAACGTCCTTATCCACAACAAGTGTGGACTTGACCGCTATCGTTGGAGTATCTTCCTCCATGCCGTTGTAGGTTCCCTTCGGTATAACTACCTTTACGTAGAAGGGATAGCCCTGCTTATGGAGCTTGTTGATGACGCTATCGGGAACGGGTATAAGACGCACGGGAACTTTCACCGCTATCATGCTTATAGCAGGAGCTGGGAAGGCTATAACGGTAAATTCAGCATCCACCTGGCCAAGCACAAGGCTCTGAGCGGCTTCCTCAAAGGTCTGGTAAATCTTGTTGATCTTGTCCCATATTCCAGCGGCTTTGAGAACTCTCTCGGCGGTCTGCGCACATCCGCTACCGGCAGCTCCTACGACAACTCTCTTACCAACGAGATCCTGAAGCGTCTTAATGTTGCTGTCCGCTCTAACGACTATCTGGACTGGCTCGGGATAAAGCGTTCCAATACCTCTAAGGTCCTTAACTGGATGTCCTTTGAACTGTGCAATTCCTTTCCTCGCATAGTAAGTAACATCGTTCTGGATGATGGCAACCTGAGCTTCACCTTTTCCGATAGCTCTTGCATTCGCGACGCTTGCTCCACTCGTGACACCCTTTGCGGAGATTATCTTACTCTTCTTATTAAGGACTTTGGCGAACATGGAACCTATTGCGAAGTAGACGCTACCCGGTCCAGATCCGGTGTAGATGGTGACCTCATACTTAGAAGCTGCAATTGCAGTGGAACTAAATGGAATCAATGCACCCAGGAGCAAAGCAACTGCTACCGCTATACCTACTATCTTCCTCATGCTACAACCCACCTCCCGTTTCAGGTTTTACATGATATACATATTGATTTTAGTAAAAACGCCCGTGCTCGGCTCAGCTCATCACCTCCTTATTCCTCTTTTTCAACCCAATAGACCCTGTTTTCTTGCCAAATGTGCTCAAGCTCTTCGAGTTTTCCTTTGATCTTTTCTCTGCACTCCACTGCTATAAGAGCAATTATAGCGTTTAACGCACTAAAGGGAACAACGAAGGAATCAACAACGCTTATTTGAGCAAATGGGACTATAAGAGAAATATCGGCGTATTGAGTGAGAGGGGAATGTTCATCTGTTATGACTACCGTTTTAGCCCCTTTTTTCTTTCCCAGTGCTAATAGTTCTAATGTTCTTCGGGTATACCTCGGAAAGCCAAAGGCTATTATCAAATCGCCTTTTTCAACTGATGCCATTACCTCAAAAGTTCCCTCAATGTTGCTCCCTACAACGTGTATATTCTTAAAAAACCAGCTTAGGTAGAATCCTAAGAAATGTGCTAATGAATAGGAGCTTCGTAGTCCAACAATATATATAGAATTAGCACTGAGGATAAGCTTCACAACCTGAAGGAAATCTTCCTCCGAGATTTCAGTAAAGGCTCTCTTCAGCGTGTCGAAATCTGTTTGCAAAACATCCCATAGTACATTTTCCTCACTGCTTTCAACGGGGGAGTATATTCTATCCAAGGTTGTTAATCTTTCCTTTACAAGGTCCTGCATCGCGGCACGCATTTCCGGATACCCTGGATATCCTAAGGACACGGCTAATCTTACTACTGTGGATTCACTTGTTCCCGTGGCTCTTCCTAAGGCTGACGTTGATAAAAAGGCAGCTTTGGTATAGTTTTGAAGAATATACTCTGCAACAACTCGCTGGCGGGGACTCAGCTTTGGAAGCTTCTCTCTTATTCTTGTGAGTAAGTCCTTTTCTTTTTCCTTATGTTGCAACTGATCCAGCTCCTTAGAGGTTGTAAAGTGGTTTTACTGAAAAATTTTCTACAAACAAAATACCATAAAGGGAAATTTTTGTCAAGAATGCTTATATCATCCATCTTTTGACTTCTTCAGGGGATAGCTTGCGTGTTATAACGGTGGCTTCTTTGCCATTACTGGTTACCTTGACTTCCTGTACCGTGTCTTCAGGAGCATCGCTATATCTTAAAGTTATTCCAGAGGCTAACTCAAGAACGGAAGGAGAAATCTTCTTGCCTCTTAGGATAGCTATCGGTCCTGGAAATCCCTCTACTTTGAGAAGAAAATCCCCTGGTAAAAGGAGCTCCATCAACTTCTCATTCTCTTCCCTGTTTCTTCCAACAACAAGCTTTACATCTCCAATCAATCTGAAATGTCTTCCGAACTTGAGTAATATTGCTTCACTGAGATTAGCTTCAGGATCGTGTCTTAAAAGGTCCCTAACCCTTTTTGAGAAAACAGGGTCAGTTAAAATACAACCTCCCGCTGGTGAAGGGAAGAAATCGATACCCCATAGTTTTATTAGCTCCAGCTGTTTTTTACGAGATCTTCCACTGATGTCTAATAAATTTTCCCTTTTGATCCAGCCTCTCTCCTCAGGGATAGTAGGTGGCAGTAGTTTTGCTGAAAGTGGTCTCAATAGCAGGTTGTTAAGTCCGCTTTCTCGAGATATAATTTTCATTGCTTCTATTCTTTGAGACATAGGCCTTTCTCCCAAAACCTCTCCCGTTGCGACGAAGTGAGCTTCAATTTCTTTCATGTATTGCTTAGCTTTCTTAAGCATCATAATTTTACAATCTATGCATGGGTTTACGCCTTTACCCCTGCCGTATTTGGGATTTTTAACCCTATCCCAGATATCCTCACCAACATCAATTATCCTTAAATTAAGATTTAGTTCCTTTGCTGCCTTTTTAGCATTCTCGCTTTTCCAAAAGGGTGAGGAACAAAAGACGGGAAAGACCTGTATTCCCTCACTTCTAAGAAGCTGAGCTGCTATTATGCTATCTAAACCGCCTGAGAACAGTAAAACAGCCTTTATCTCACAAGAAGACATTTTCTTTTCCTTTTATCTGAGGGGGATCGATGCATTTTTTCACATCGATCCCCAAGTATCTTATTTAATAATAGTACCAAATCGTTTCGTATTCCTTGATATCCTCGCCTCTTTTTTCCATTTCTTTAAGATATCTGTCTATAGATGTATCCCAGTAAATGAACGGCTCAACTTCCGCAACGCCTTTTTCCCAAGGATGCCACATATAGATGCGTCTGCCATTAGGATATATAGCAAGAAGCTCTCTATCTTGCCATGCTCTTATATGATTCTTTCCAAGACGAGGCACGTTAAAGACTGGTTCATCAGTTCTAAACTGTCCTGGCAGGAGACGAGCTTCTTCCTTTCTCTCTTGCCATATTCTTGCTACTGGAACAAGATAGTCCTTGGTTTCTTCCTTGCCTTTAGGATAGAAGGTATAGTATGGATCTATGCCAACGAGCTTCATAGCTATTCTGGCTGCTACATTTTGAAATCTTCTACTGGTTTCAAGCGTATATACAAGCTGATTATAAACGTATATCCCTCTCTTTCTGAGTTTCATCACCGCTTCGGCTGTTTCTGGGGTGATCTCGTATGCGCTTTCAACATGGGTGACGACACAAATATTTCTTCTTCCAGGCTCTATGTAGCTACCGATAAGATCTGCAAGCTCATCAGTGATCCGCATAGGTAGGGTAACTGGAGTTCTGGTTCCCCATCTTATTTCAATTATATGGTTCATTTTGGCTAATCTATCTAATAAATATTTTATCAGAGAATTCCCAAGAACGAAAGGATCTCCTCCCGTTATTAACACTTCTTTTATATGGGGGTGATTTTCATACCAGTCGAGGACTTTGTTTAAATCCTCCTTAGGAGGAAGGGCTCCCGGCATCATTGGTCCAGTTATTTCCCAGTTCCTTTGACAATATACGCATATTTGAGGACATGTATCATAAGGTTTCAGTATAGCTATCATAGGATATCTTCTTGTGACAAGCTCGATGGGAGATGTATCGTGCTCTCCCATAAAATCGAAGTAATATTCTCTATCTTCTTTGTGCATTGACATCAGTTTTACATAGTGGAGTGGAGGAATAACCTGTGAGCGGACCTGGTGGTCATATTTTCTATCGCTTCTTTCGAAGTCAAAAAGGGAAAGATAATATGGAGTTATGCCGAAAGGAATATCGTTTTCAACAGCTATTCTTATCGCTTCTTCATCCTCCTTGGTTAGAGGAACGAGCGCTTTAAGGTGTTTTAAGCTATCCTTGCCTCTTATTATGTGCTTTATGTGCCACCTGTAGTCGTACCAGTCTTCCTCACTGCCGCCAAAGTAGCTTAATATTTTCTCTCTGTTTTTCTTTCTTTTTTCTATTACTTCTTCGTCAAGACCTGATGGGTGTCTTTTTATGAACTCCCAAACTGCTTCTGAAAGCTTATCAAGATAGTTTGAGCGAGCTATTCCTGCTGCTCTCCCCTTGATTTTACTGAAATCTACGAGCTTGGCTCCCTTTTCCTCAAGCTTTTCCCATATCCATCCCTTGCTGAAGTTAGCCCTTCCTTTTGCTCCTCTAAAAGCGTATATAAATTCCTTGACAAAGCCGGGTTCCAGATCATCTACAAGCTCTCCCTTACCTAACTTGCGGAGTATCTCCAGTGTGCTAAATCCAGCCAACCTCTCGTTTCTCGGCGATATGATGTTGGTTAAAGCTTTTATGCTCTCGAGGGCTTGTGCGTAGTCCAGCTTATGAAGTTCTATTTCTCCGCTTCTATACTTCCATTCCAGATCTTTAAGATACCTTAGGAGCTTTCCTCGTGCTTCTTCCAGAGTTTTGCTTTCTGAGAGCATCTCCTTAATTTCGGGGTTTTCCTTCCAGAGAGTATCTAAAGCTTCCCTAATTTCCTCAACATCCTGAGGGGGCTTTTTCAGAGCCACTTCCATAACGCTTCACCTCCACATATGTTGCAAAAATTTCTGCACAGAAGATAACATAGAGAAGTTTTTTTGTCAATAGAGGATAGAGGCTGAAATAAAATTAAATTACCGCTATGTGTCCATCAGCGCGGGGTTCAGTGGCGCCCAATAAGGCTCCATTTTGGAGCTTCCAGATCATCTGTCCTCTTCCGAAGGAGGAGGCATCATCGCTGAAATAGACCTCATGCCCCATACTTAAAAGAGCTTCTGCTATGTGTTCTTTAAAGCCCCTCTCTATGTAAATTTTTCTTTCTCCCTTCCACTGCCATCTTGGGGCATCTAAAGCCTCTTGAGGATTCATTTTCCAATCAATAACTCTACATAGAATTTGGAGATGTCCCTGAGGCTGCATAAAGGCTCCCATTACTCCAAAGGGACCAATAGGTTTCTCATCCTTCATCAGAAAACCGGGGATTATAGTGTGGTAAGGTCTTTTACCTGGCTCTAAGAAATTAGGGTCTTTGGGGTTTAGACTAAAACTATACCCCCTGTTGTGAAGGGCTATTCCGGTTTCTGGAACTACAAGTCCTGAGCCAAATCCCGTAAAATTGCTTTGTATGAATGAAACCATATTTCCTTCAGAATCAGCAGTAGCAAGGTAAACCGTTCCGAACTCCTTGACCCTATCTGCTTTTGGAATATAAGCTTTTTCTCCTATAAGGGCTCTTCTGGCCTTCAGCCTCTCTTCACTGAGGAGTTCTTCTATAGGAATCTCTTTAAAGCGAGGGTCTGATATAAAAGTGAAGGCATCTTCAAAAGCGAGCTTTATAGCTTCTATCTGGAGGTGAATAGCTTCCGGGGTATCTGCTGGCGGAAGATCAAAACCAGAAAGTATTCCCAGAGCTATCAGGACTACTATTCCCTGAGAATTAGGGGGAAGTTCAAGAACCTCATAGCCTCTGTAATTGATACTTATGGGATTAACTTCCTCAGGTTTGAAAGAGGCCAAGTCTTCCTTTCTTATATAACCACCATATCTTTCGGAGAATGAGACTATCTTTTCAGCGAGCTCTCCCTCATAAAAATCTCTGGAGTTACTCTCGGCAATTTTTCTAAGCGTTTTGGCATGATCTTTTAATTTAATTATCATTCCTGGTTCCGGTGGTTTACCTTCTGGACAAAAGGTCTTAAACCAGAAGGTAAACTCCTCACCAGAGAGCTTTGAGTAGTTATCGAAGGCTTT contains these protein-coding regions:
- a CDS encoding KamA family radical SAM protein, which encodes MEVALKKPPQDVEEIREALDTLWKENPEIKEMLSESKTLEEARGKLLRYLKDLEWKYRSGEIELHKLDYAQALESIKALTNIISPRNERLAGFSTLEILRKLGKGELVDDLEPGFVKEFIYAFRGAKGRANFSKGWIWEKLEEKGAKLVDFSKIKGRAAGIARSNYLDKLSEAVWEFIKRHPSGLDEEVIEKRKKNREKILSYFGGSEEDWYDYRWHIKHIIRGKDSLKHLKALVPLTKEDEEAIRIAVENDIPFGITPYYLSLFDFERSDRKYDHQVRSQVIPPLHYVKLMSMHKEDREYYFDFMGEHDTSPIELVTRRYPMIAILKPYDTCPQICVYCQRNWEITGPMMPGALPPKEDLNKVLDWYENHPHIKEVLITGGDPFVLGNSLIKYLLDRLAKMNHIIEIRWGTRTPVTLPMRITDELADLIGSYIEPGRRNICVVTHVESAYEITPETAEAVMKLRKRGIYVYNQLVYTLETSRRFQNVAARIAMKLVGIDPYYTFYPKGKEETKDYLVPVARIWQERKEEARLLPGQFRTDEPVFNVPRLGKNHIRAWQDRELLAIYPNGRRIYMWHPWEKGVAEVEPFIYWDTSIDRYLKEMEKRGEDIKEYETIWYYY
- a CDS encoding TAXI family TRAP transporter solute-binding subunit; this encodes MRKIVGIAVAVALLLGALIPFSSTAIAASKYEVTIYTGSGPGSVYFAIGSMFAKVLNKKSKIISAKGVTSGASVANARAIGKGEAQVAIIQNDVTYYARKGIAQFKGHPVKDLRGIGTLYPEPVQIVVRADSNIKTLQDLVGKRVVVGAAGSGCAQTAERVLKAAGIWDKINKIYQTFEEAAQSLVLGQVDAEFTVIAFPAPAISMIAVKVPVRLIPVPDSVINKLHKQGYPFYVKVVIPKGTYNGMEEDTPTIAVKSTLVVDKDVPDNIVYELTKVFFTSIDDLAKAHQVAKQIKMSKAFEGLMIPLHPGAIKFYEEHGLKVPANLKP
- the ggt gene encoding gamma-glutamyltransferase, producing the protein MEFSALSYRYPSRRNVVYAKKGIVATSVPLAAQAGIKILERGGNAIDAALATAICLTVVEPTSNGIGGDAFAIIYQDGKILGINSSGPAPMLLSAQRLLDLGLRKMPKYGFTPVTVPGAPAGWFYISKKFGKLPFKDLFEPAIEYAEEGFPVSPEVGKGWKKAFDNYSKLSGEEFTFWFKTFCPEGKPPEPGMIIKLKDHAKTLRKIAESNSRDFYEGELAEKIVSFSERYGGYIRKEDLASFKPEEVNPISINYRGYEVLELPPNSQGIVVLIALGILSGFDLPPADTPEAIHLQIEAIKLAFEDAFTFISDPRFKEIPIEELLSEERLKARRALIGEKAYIPKADRVKEFGTVYLATADSEGNMVSFIQSNFTGFGSGLVVPETGIALHNRGYSFSLNPKDPNFLEPGKRPYHTIIPGFLMKDEKPIGPFGVMGAFMQPQGHLQILCRVIDWKMNPQEALDAPRWQWKGERKIYIERGFKEHIAEALLSMGHEVYFSDDASSFGRGQMIWKLQNGALLGATEPRADGHIAVI
- a CDS encoding MurR/RpiR family transcriptional regulator, with protein sequence MQHKEKEKDLLTRIREKLPKLSPRQRVVAEYILQNYTKAAFLSTSALGRATGTSESTVVRLAVSLGYPGYPEMRAAMQDLVKERLTTLDRIYSPVESSEENVLWDVLQTDFDTLKRAFTEISEEDFLQVVKLILSANSIYIVGLRSSYSLAHFLGFYLSWFFKNIHVVGSNIEGTFEVMASVEKGDLIIAFGFPRYTRRTLELLALGKKKGAKTVVITDEHSPLTQYADISLIVPFAQISVVDSFVVPFSALNAIIALIAVECREKIKGKLEELEHIWQENRVYWVEKEE
- a CDS encoding TRAP transporter fused permease subunit, translating into MEVEKELEKIEKAEEKVKVILERTRTLPPKLDFIVKLAAVAMGVYEILFIFRFNFSLYDLLSRLGLKIQILQHGFQNKQGEAFVLGMILVIAFLLYPFRRKEKYLKKVYFYDYLFIILGLASMFYMFGRYPTYMVYYFVHKWDIVFGLIAIALVLEATRRSLGWILPTIVLVFLAIGIDDTNYNWSRFVQYLYLDQGIFGIPFFVMTIYVFAFIFFGAFLLKIGVSDYITQLMISLFGARSGGPAKAAVVSSGLMGTVSGSSVANVLTTGTFTIPLMKKAGYPPETAGAVEPVASTGGQLMPPIMGAAAFIMSQFLGIPYNRIIIAAVLPALIYYAGVYIFIDLETKRLGLKGLPRENLTPVSYFIRKLYILLPIIVITVALVWGIAPHIAAVSSLGIAIWVAWISKDEIPGHEQLYTTIVLITVLLMFTGATLAKVTSIVLGVLAVLLLALGLRSKHVQFNEKFFISILFLAFIALTKLTGIRKESILFMSGTFGIIFSLLVGYFSKSEEGKKMYKATFESMIDAGKTSTSVMLAAASAGLIQGVLTMTGLVTSLGYKLIDLTGGILILLLIMAMVFSLILGMGVPTTANYVITSLVAAPAIYNAVANTSGIYVQKVLGYGPPVALLAAHFFVFYFGILADLTPPVALASYAGSALAGGDFWQTARNSVKYALAGYIGPYIYFMHPKMFLITVNSWSFSIALEIIYYLLATILVMYMFAIAITGYLRGKIKLWLRLVIGALAFAAASLNISIVLFSLALVGGLWFFRRKAKATV
- a CDS encoding DUF1850 domain-containing protein; translated protein: MALRYPLTSSRKQKFIVILILSLVIIALLPISALRIETKEGTFYCPLFSSTITMIISYTHSVSLTKVVDIYKVNSKGIWAVEERWQQFDAGQPLDFQKAENGFFIKKLNMFMGKEWKYWFIPLNNVSIRMNSDFIVHDMKREGIVDFAVVKVPLISILAGGD
- a CDS encoding tRNA 4-thiouridine(8) synthase ThiI, which encodes MSSCEIKAVLLFSGGLDSIIAAQLLRSEGIQVFPVFCSSPFWKSENAKKAAKELNLNLRIIDVGEDIWDRVKNPKYGRGKGVNPCIDCKIMMLKKAKQYMKEIEAHFVATGEVLGERPMSQRIEAMKIISRESGLNNLLLRPLSAKLLPPTIPEERGWIKRENLLDISGRSRKKQLELIKLWGIDFFPSPAGGCILTDPVFSKRVRDLLRHDPEANLSEAILLKFGRHFRLIGDVKLVVGRNREENEKLMELLLPGDFLLKVEGFPGPIAILRGKKISPSVLELASGITLRYSDAPEDTVQEVKVTSNGKEATVITRKLSPEEVKRWMI